The following coding sequences lie in one Candidatus Neptunochlamydia sp. REUL1 genomic window:
- a CDS encoding transposase has translation MVMDNASFHKSKSMQEKIQAAGHTLEYLPPYSPDLNPIEHKWAQAKSKRRKYQCGIDKLFKEHCL, from the coding sequence CTGGTTATGGATAATGCTTCATTCCATAAAAGCAAATCTATGCAAGAGAAGATCCAGGCTGCAGGCCATACCTTGGAATATCTTCCTCCCTATTCCCCTGATCTAAACCCTATTGAACACAAGTGGGCACAGGCAAAGTCTAAGCGAAGAAAATATCAATGTGGAATAGACAAACTTTTCAAGGAGCACTGCCTATAA
- a CDS encoding IS6 family transposase, whose translation MRDSYIEDNPFKWKPFSGEIILWGMRWHCQFPLTYRDLVMIFQERGLSVCRTMIMRWIHQYAVEFKKRLKKFLKPSNNSYRVDETYIKIKGKWHYLYRAVDSEGNTLDWMLSQARDKSAAEKFFRQTLSNSHCSIPRVIGVDKNAAYPPAFEAIQNQRLIPIETELRQVKYLNNIVEQDHRFSKRRIVWSQWLQRFDLTPYYQTVKSSHKIRLT comes from the coding sequence TTGAGAGATTCTTATATCGAGGATAACCCATTCAAATGGAAGCCTTTTTCCGGGGAAATCATTCTTTGGGGAATGCGTTGGCATTGTCAATTTCCATTGACTTACAGAGATTTAGTTATGATTTTTCAAGAGCGAGGACTTTCTGTTTGTCGCACAATGATCATGAGGTGGATTCATCAATATGCTGTGGAGTTTAAGAAACGGCTTAAGAAATTCCTGAAACCATCGAATAATTCTTACAGAGTGGATGAAACCTACATCAAGATCAAAGGGAAATGGCATTACCTTTATAGAGCAGTTGATTCTGAAGGGAACACTCTTGATTGGATGCTTAGTCAAGCTCGAGACAAATCTGCAGCTGAGAAATTTTTTAGACAAACGCTTTCCAATAGTCACTGCAGTATTCCTAGAGTTATCGGCGTTGATAAAAATGCTGCATATCCTCCTGCATTCGAAGCTATTCAAAATCAAAGACTCATTCCAATAGAGACTGAGCTTAGGCAGGTTAAGTATCTGAATAATATTGTTGAGCAAGATCATCGCTTTTCTAAGAGGAGGATAGTGTGGAGTCAATGGCTCCAGAGGTTTGACCTTACCCCTTATTATCAAACAGTTAAGTCGTCTCATAAAATACGTTTAACGTAA
- a CDS encoding IS6 family transposase, translated as MEDNPFKWKPFSGEIILWGMRWHCQFSLTYRDLVMIFQERGLSVCRTTIMRWIHQYAVEFKKRLKKFLKPSNNSYRVDETYIKIKGKWHYLYRAVDSEGNTLDWMLSQARDKSAAEKFFRQTLSNSHCSIPRVIGVDKNAAYPPAFEAIQNQRLIPIETELRQVKYLNNIVEQDHRFSKRRIVWSQWLQRFATAEATIAGHESMHMIRKGQVEDVGRKDALSQKMFIEGLFGIAA; from the coding sequence ATCGAGGATAACCCATTCAAATGGAAGCCTTTTTCCGGGGAAATCATTCTTTGGGGAATGCGTTGGCATTGTCAATTTTCATTGACTTACAGAGATTTAGTTATGATTTTTCAAGAGCGAGGACTTTCTGTTTGTCGCACAACAATCATGAGGTGGATTCATCAATATGCTGTGGAGTTTAAGAAACGGCTTAAGAAATTCCTGAAACCATCGAATAATTCTTACAGAGTGGATGAAACCTACATCAAGATCAAAGGGAAATGGCATTACCTTTATAGAGCAGTTGATTCTGAAGGGAACACTCTTGATTGGATGCTTAGTCAAGCTCGAGACAAATCTGCAGCTGAGAAATTTTTTAGACAAACGCTTTCCAATAGTCACTGCAGTATTCCTAGAGTTATCGGCGTTGATAAAAATGCTGCATATCCTCCTGCATTCGAAGCTATTCAAAATCAAAGACTCATTCCAATAGAGACTGAGCTTAGGCAGGTTAAGTATCTGAATAATATTGTTGAGCAAGATCATCGCTTTTCTAAGAGGAGGATAGTGTGGAGTCAATGGCTCCAGAGGTTTGCAACAGCAGAAGCAACGATTGCAGGGCATGAGTCCATGCATATGATTCGTAAGGGTCAAGTAGAAGATGTAGGAAGGAAAGATGCTTTATCTCAAAAAATGTTTATAGAAGGTCTGTTTGGGATAGCAGCCTGA
- a CDS encoding site-2 protease family protein, which produces MKIPIKISPFFWVTAGIIGFINSSGSGHPFILTLIWIGVIFVSILVHEYGHALTSRYFGQQPRIQLIAFGGLTIPEGKRLKEWREFLVVLNGPLFGFLLFLLSFFILSTGVIENPYVLYTVKILTWVNLFWTVVNLLPVMPLDGGQLLRVVLESIFGAKGLKYAILTGLILSVVCALFFFFVGYFLVGAIFFLFAFQNFDTYRKSKMVTESDRREDLTGALKEIEDLLLREQREEAIPKLEEVRQKAKQGIIFNLTTQYLAALKAEKHDYQAVYDLLKPIQKHLNAESQIHLHRAAYEVKDYPLVVDLAGPSYQILPDPHIALSSAEACAALSKVEPAIGWLKAAHKGGIDDLTSTLSKEVFDPIRKDPAFQKLSSSSF; this is translated from the coding sequence ATGAAAATACCAATAAAAATTTCTCCCTTTTTCTGGGTGACGGCTGGGATTATCGGCTTTATCAACAGTTCGGGAAGCGGACACCCTTTCATTCTGACACTTATCTGGATTGGGGTGATCTTTGTTTCGATTCTTGTTCATGAATATGGCCATGCCCTCACCTCCCGCTATTTTGGGCAGCAGCCCCGGATACAGCTCATTGCTTTTGGGGGATTGACGATCCCGGAAGGGAAACGGCTCAAAGAGTGGCGTGAATTTTTAGTTGTTCTCAACGGTCCTCTATTTGGATTTCTTCTTTTTCTTCTCTCTTTCTTTATTTTGTCTACTGGCGTTATTGAGAATCCTTATGTACTGTATACCGTAAAAATCCTCACCTGGGTGAACCTTTTCTGGACTGTTGTGAATCTTCTTCCTGTTATGCCTCTAGATGGGGGGCAACTTCTCCGCGTGGTTCTCGAGTCGATTTTTGGAGCTAAGGGGCTGAAATATGCAATCCTTACGGGACTCATTTTATCTGTTGTGTGTGCTCTATTCTTTTTCTTCGTCGGGTATTTTTTGGTTGGGGCGATCTTCTTCCTCTTTGCATTTCAAAACTTTGATACTTACCGTAAGTCCAAAATGGTAACAGAAAGTGATCGAAGAGAAGATCTCACAGGAGCTTTAAAAGAAATTGAGGATCTTTTGCTACGAGAACAGAGAGAAGAAGCGATACCGAAGCTCGAAGAAGTAAGGCAAAAAGCAAAGCAGGGGATAATCTTCAACCTGACAACGCAGTATCTCGCTGCCTTGAAAGCAGAAAAGCACGACTATCAAGCAGTTTATGACCTTTTGAAACCCATTCAAAAGCATCTTAACGCTGAGTCGCAAATCCACCTTCATCGCGCAGCATATGAAGTAAAAGATTATCCTTTGGTTGTTGATCTTGCAGGACCGTCCTATCAAATCTTGCCTGATCCACACATCGCACTTTCTAGTGCCGAAGCCTGCGCTGCCCTCTCTAAGGTTGAGCCTGCTATCGGCTGGCTTAAAGCTGCACATAAGGGAGGGATCGATGATCTAACATCGACCCTATCCAAAGAAGTCTTTGATCCCATCCGCAAAGATCCAGCTTTCCAAAAGCTCTCAAGCTCGTCTTTTTAG
- a CDS encoding IS3 family transposase: protein MKKLRNQHSIEKMSKVFRVSKSGYYRFLTSSHGKRAQEEKILGGEIEVLFHEHKSRAGSPKIWVDLKEKGYACGRKRVAFLADKGEDHSYAVSMSVCSREFLHGNVHP from the coding sequence ATGAAAAAGCTAAGGAACCAGCATTCCATAGAGAAGATGTCCAAGGTATTCAGGGTGTCAAAAAGCGGCTATTACCGCTTTTTGACTTCCTCCCATGGTAAAAGAGCCCAAGAAGAAAAGATCTTAGGAGGAGAAATCGAAGTACTTTTCCATGAACATAAATCAAGAGCAGGCAGCCCGAAAATATGGGTAGATCTCAAAGAAAAAGGATACGCATGTGGCAGAAAAAGAGTGGCTTTCTTAGCAGATAAGGGGGAAGACCACTCTTATGCTGTAAGTATGAGCGTTTGCTCTAGAGAATTTCTGCATGGAAACGTTCATCCATAA
- a CDS encoding Rpn family recombination-promoting nuclease/putative transposase — protein MELIRKEEDFMSHKINPRVDLAFKKIFGTEDNKDLLISLINSIVGEEDQVVDVTLLNPYNQKNFKEDKLSTLDIKAEGNHGKKFNIEIQIADEADYDKRALYYWAKLYTDQLKEKDDYGTLEKVIGIHILNFISILDSEKYHNAFHITEKETGLHYFKELELHTIELKKFNDSLGKEFEDIGSKIQSALDLWSAFLLRNDLLSKAKLPASLDDAPVKKAIDVLNVMNFSDDEREIYEGQLKWLRIEANTLKKYEEKGREEGLEKGRQEEKLEIAQALLKQGLDPAQISKATGLSEEKILTLEKK, from the coding sequence ATGGAGCTAATTCGAAAGGAAGAGGACTTCATGTCACACAAAATCAATCCGCGGGTAGACCTAGCCTTCAAGAAAATATTTGGCACCGAAGACAACAAAGACCTGCTCATATCTTTGATTAACTCTATCGTAGGAGAGGAGGATCAGGTTGTCGATGTAACCCTGCTTAATCCCTATAATCAGAAGAATTTCAAAGAAGACAAGCTCTCAACCCTCGACATCAAAGCCGAAGGAAACCACGGAAAGAAATTCAATATTGAAATTCAAATTGCCGATGAGGCTGACTACGACAAAAGAGCTCTATACTATTGGGCGAAGCTGTATACAGATCAGCTCAAAGAAAAAGATGACTATGGAACCTTAGAAAAAGTCATAGGGATCCACATTTTGAATTTCATCTCTATCTTGGACTCTGAAAAGTATCACAATGCTTTCCATATCACAGAAAAAGAAACGGGTCTCCATTACTTTAAGGAATTGGAGCTTCATACAATAGAACTGAAGAAATTCAATGACAGCCTAGGGAAAGAATTTGAAGATATTGGATCCAAAATTCAAAGTGCCTTAGACCTCTGGTCTGCGTTTCTGCTCAGAAATGATCTCCTTAGCAAAGCTAAATTACCAGCTTCCTTAGATGACGCTCCAGTGAAAAAAGCGATTGATGTGCTCAACGTCATGAACTTTTCTGATGATGAGCGCGAAATTTACGAGGGTCAGCTCAAGTGGCTGAGAATCGAAGCAAATACCCTGAAGAAATATGAAGAAAAAGGACGCGAAGAAGGGCTTGAAAAAGGTCGTCAGGAAGAGAAGTTAGAGATCGCACAAGCGCTTTTGAAGCAAGGGCTAGATCCTGCTCAAATTTCCAAGGCAACGGGCCTTTCTGAAGAAAAAATCCTCACTCTTGAGAAAAAATAA
- the sucC gene encoding ADP-forming succinate--CoA ligase subunit beta, with product MDTHEYQAKEILKQYDMPIPDFGVASTTAEAEQVVQYLGLQEAVVKIQVHAGGRGKAGGVKFAKNKDEIVEMAKKFIGMKMVNNQTGTEGIVAHKVLITKPVDIAKEYYLGAIIDRDHAMPILIASPEGGMDIEEVAEKTPEKILKLPIALDGSVKPYHLLRLANFMGWKGKTAKLGMRATASLAKAFIDTDASLLEINPLVETGDGDIWAVDAKLSVDDSALFRQKEISSFYDPSQVSENEVAAKKYDLAYISLEGNIGCMVNGAGLAMSTMDIIHHYGGKPSNFLDVGGGADKEKVAAGFKIILSDPNVKAILVNIFGGIMNCATIAEGVIAASKELDIEVPLIVRLEGTNVELGRKTLEESELKIISAEGMADAAEKAVAALKGGK from the coding sequence ATGGACACCCACGAATATCAAGCAAAAGAAATTTTAAAGCAGTACGATATGCCCATCCCAGATTTTGGGGTGGCATCAACGACTGCTGAGGCGGAGCAAGTCGTTCAGTATTTAGGACTCCAAGAGGCAGTGGTGAAGATCCAGGTGCATGCCGGCGGCCGGGGAAAAGCAGGGGGAGTGAAGTTTGCCAAAAACAAAGATGAGATCGTCGAAATGGCGAAAAAATTCATCGGGATGAAGATGGTGAACAATCAAACAGGAACTGAAGGGATTGTTGCCCATAAGGTTCTGATCACTAAACCTGTTGATATTGCTAAGGAATACTATTTAGGTGCAATTATCGATCGGGATCATGCGATGCCGATCTTGATAGCCTCTCCTGAGGGGGGGATGGATATTGAAGAGGTGGCAGAGAAGACGCCAGAAAAAATCTTAAAACTGCCAATTGCTCTGGATGGAAGTGTAAAGCCTTACCATTTGTTGCGCCTTGCAAACTTTATGGGCTGGAAGGGAAAAACTGCCAAGCTAGGGATGCGGGCTACCGCTTCCTTAGCAAAAGCCTTTATTGATACCGATGCTTCGCTCCTTGAAATCAATCCCTTAGTAGAAACGGGAGATGGGGATATTTGGGCCGTTGATGCAAAACTCAGTGTTGATGATAGCGCGCTGTTTAGGCAAAAAGAGATCTCGAGTTTTTATGATCCTTCGCAAGTTTCTGAAAATGAAGTTGCGGCTAAGAAGTACGATTTGGCTTATATTTCGCTTGAGGGGAATATTGGATGTATGGTCAATGGCGCTGGTCTTGCGATGTCAACGATGGATATCATTCATCACTATGGGGGCAAGCCCTCTAATTTTTTAGATGTTGGTGGTGGGGCTGATAAAGAAAAGGTGGCTGCCGGATTTAAAATCATTCTTTCTGATCCCAATGTGAAAGCGATTTTAGTGAATATCTTCGGAGGAATTATGAACTGCGCAACGATTGCAGAAGGGGTCATTGCAGCTTCAAAAGAGCTTGATATTGAGGTGCCTCTGATTGTTCGTTTGGAAGGAACGAATGTTGAGCTGGGAAGAAAAACTCTAGAAGAGTCGGAGTTAAAGATTATCTCTGCAGAGGGAATGGCCGACGCAGCGGAAAAAGCGGTGGCAGCTCTGAAGGGAGGGAAATAA
- the sucD gene encoding succinate--CoA ligase subunit alpha, with protein MAIMVSKDTKVITQGITGKSGQFHTEQCIAYGSKFVGGVTPGKGGQSIFDVPIFDTVYEAKQKVNPDATMVFVPPPFAANSILEAEDAGIPLIICITEGIPVRDMLEVSCVMRDSKTSRLIGPNCPGVITPDECKIGIMPGYIHKKGKIGIVSRSGTLTYEAVWQTTQNDLGQSSCVGIGGDPLNGTDFIDVLKQFEKDPDTHGILLLGEIGGNAEEEAAAWIKAHCSKPVGGFIAGVTAPPGRRMGHAGAIVSGGKGTAEGKMKALREAGVHVAESPADIGDTILKAMETK; from the coding sequence ATGGCGATTATGGTCAGTAAGGACACAAAGGTCATCACTCAAGGAATCACAGGAAAGTCTGGGCAGTTTCACACTGAGCAGTGTATTGCGTATGGATCGAAGTTTGTTGGAGGGGTGACTCCAGGAAAAGGGGGGCAATCGATTTTCGATGTTCCGATTTTTGATACAGTTTACGAAGCAAAGCAGAAGGTGAATCCGGATGCTACGATGGTTTTTGTGCCGCCCCCATTTGCAGCGAATTCGATTTTAGAAGCTGAAGATGCCGGAATTCCCCTCATTATCTGTATTACTGAAGGGATTCCAGTACGAGATATGTTAGAAGTTTCATGCGTGATGCGAGACTCAAAAACGTCTAGGCTGATTGGTCCAAATTGCCCCGGAGTGATTACTCCCGATGAGTGCAAAATCGGGATCATGCCAGGATACATTCATAAAAAAGGAAAAATAGGAATTGTTTCCCGCTCGGGAACACTGACCTATGAAGCCGTATGGCAAACAACCCAAAATGATTTGGGACAGTCGAGTTGTGTCGGGATTGGAGGGGATCCACTTAACGGAACAGACTTTATCGATGTTTTGAAGCAGTTCGAAAAAGACCCCGACACACACGGCATTCTTCTTCTTGGTGAAATTGGAGGGAATGCTGAAGAGGAAGCTGCTGCTTGGATCAAAGCACATTGCAGTAAGCCTGTTGGGGGGTTTATCGCTGGAGTCACTGCGCCTCCCGGAAGAAGGATGGGGCATGCTGGTGCGATTGTTTCTGGTGGAAAAGGGACTGCTGAAGGTAAGATGAAAGCGTTGCGTGAGGCAGGTGTTCATGTTGCTGAGTCTCCTGCGGATATTGGGGATACAATCCTTAAAGCGATGGAAACCAAGTGA
- the ftsY gene encoding signal recognition particle-docking protein FtsY: MFGFLKSGLNKIRKAFSRTRSVLGDRIRDLFRSPLDEETLEELEQILYEADLGSTLALEFVEHVRKSDNPIRAMKNHAEEILHKSPYVQGKKPKGPLKVILVVGVNGSGKTTSCAKLARLYKQEGKKVMLAAGDTFRAAAIEQLSTWADRLKLDCIKGSQGGDPSAIIFDALTAAKARGHDVVIADTAGRLQSKTDLMNELAKIKRVTEKVVPDAPHEIYLVLDASTGQNALDQAKIFNEFTPLTGLVLTKLDGSAKGGIILSIYHQMGIPIRYIGIGEGAEDFLPFAPEPYVDALFT; the protein is encoded by the coding sequence ATGTTTGGTTTTTTAAAATCAGGGCTTAATAAAATTCGAAAGGCATTTTCCCGCACTCGATCAGTGCTCGGAGATCGCATCCGGGACCTTTTCCGCTCTCCCCTAGATGAAGAGACCCTAGAAGAGCTTGAGCAAATCCTTTATGAAGCCGACCTGGGAAGCACACTCGCCCTTGAGTTCGTTGAGCATGTGAGAAAAAGTGATAATCCGATCCGAGCCATGAAAAATCATGCCGAGGAGATTCTCCATAAATCCCCGTACGTCCAGGGAAAGAAACCCAAAGGGCCTCTTAAAGTCATCTTAGTCGTTGGGGTTAACGGCTCTGGAAAAACCACCTCCTGCGCAAAACTCGCAAGACTCTATAAACAGGAAGGGAAAAAAGTGATGCTTGCCGCTGGAGACACCTTCCGCGCCGCAGCCATTGAACAACTCAGCACCTGGGCCGACCGCCTAAAACTTGACTGTATTAAAGGTTCTCAAGGAGGAGATCCCTCCGCTATTATTTTTGATGCCCTCACCGCCGCCAAAGCACGCGGCCACGACGTCGTAATTGCTGATACCGCCGGCCGTCTCCAATCAAAAACCGATCTCATGAATGAACTCGCCAAAATCAAACGCGTCACCGAGAAAGTTGTCCCCGACGCCCCACATGAAATCTATCTCGTTCTTGATGCTTCTACTGGGCAAAACGCCCTCGACCAAGCTAAAATCTTCAACGAGTTCACTCCCCTCACAGGGCTCGTCCTCACAAAACTCGATGGCTCCGCCAAAGGAGGAATTATCCTCTCCATCTACCACCAAATGGGAATCCCCATCCGCTACATCGGGATCGGTGAAGGTGCTGAAGACTTTCTTCCCTTCGCTCCCGAGCCCTATGTTGATGCTCTCTTTACTTAA
- a CDS encoding transposase, with protein sequence MKKFDEEFKANAVRLVREERMKIKDVAHDLGIGKSTLSYWLGLNRKGELIKTASQKKEDEDMRKLRKENRILKEERDILKKAMGIFSTMSKADTEL encoded by the coding sequence ATGAAGAAATTTGACGAAGAATTCAAAGCCAATGCAGTTCGTTTAGTCAGAGAAGAAAGGATGAAAATCAAAGACGTGGCACATGATTTAGGAATTGGTAAATCAACGCTTAGCTACTGGTTAGGACTCAATCGAAAGGGAGAGCTTATCAAAACGGCAAGTCAAAAAAAAGAAGATGAAGATATGAGAAAACTCAGAAAAGAGAATCGCATCTTAAAAGAGGAAAGAGACATCCTAAAAAAAGCCATGGGCATCTTCTCAACAATGTCAAAAGCAGATACAGAATTATGA
- a CDS encoding HigA family addiction module antitoxin, with translation MPNKMRPIHPGEILEGELEKTSLSASALSKYLSVPPNRIYSIINKQRSITADTALRLAKFFGTSPEFWLNLQSDFDLKTAIKKSGKKIEKEVISSRKVA, from the coding sequence ATGCCAAATAAAATGAGACCAATACATCCAGGAGAGATTCTTGAAGGGGAGCTTGAAAAAACTAGTTTATCTGCTAGCGCTTTATCTAAGTATCTTTCTGTTCCTCCTAACAGAATCTATTCTATAATTAACAAGCAAAGATCTATTACGGCTGACACAGCCCTGCGCCTTGCAAAATTTTTTGGAACTTCTCCAGAGTTCTGGCTAAATTTGCAATCCGATTTTGATTTAAAAACGGCTATCAAGAAAAGCGGGAAAAAAATCGAAAAGGAAGTCATTTCTTCTCGAAAAGTAGCCTAG
- a CDS encoding transposase gives MKKFDEEFKANAVRLVREERMKIKDVAHDLGIGKSTLSYWLGLNRKGELIKTASQKKEDEDMRKLRKENRILKEERDILKKAMGIFSSMSKADTEL, from the coding sequence ATGAAGAAATTTGACGAAGAATTCAAAGCCAATGCAGTTCGTTTAGTCAGAGAAGAAAGGATGAAAATCAAAGACGTGGCACATGATTTAGGAATTGGTAAATCAACGCTTAGCTACTGGTTAGGACTCAATCGAAAGGGAGAGCTTATCAAAACGGCAAGTCAAAAAAAAGAAGATGAAGATATGAGAAAACTCAGAAAAGAGAATCGCATCTTAAAAGAGGAAAGAGACATCCTAAAAAAAGCCATGGGCATCTTCTCATCAATGTCAAAAGCAGATACAGAATTATGA